One Triplophysa rosa linkage group LG8, Trosa_1v2, whole genome shotgun sequence genomic window, TATCTCAGTCACAAACTCTTTGTGTTTAACGTGTCTTTTAACGTCTGTCCGAACTGGATCCGTAGCGATAGTGTAACAGTAAACGAATAATCTGCTCAACCTTAAACCCAAAGACGTGGGTTATTTTCTGTCGGATTAGCATCATGTTTGTTACGAGAGAATGCTAAAATATTCATGTACATCTGAAAGTGTATCGGTGTTTCTGTCATCACAGGAGTTCTTTAGTGAGAGTTTGTGGGATACTCTGCCTGTGAGCTGGCAGAAAGCCCTCGGTGATCTTACACCCCCACAGATCGCTGACCTACTGCTCGATAGAGATATAAAAGACAGACGGTAAGAGAAGGTTGGTTGAGCGAAAATCACGTTCATATCGGTGCATACCTACTTGATAATTTGTGCAGAGTTCTATCTCTGTAAAGTGCGTTGAGTAcagccagtgttgggcaagttactctgaaaaagtaattaactactagttactaattacatgttcaatagtgtaattagattactgtacaaattactctctccaaaaagtatttaattacttattactaatgactttctatatcctatatcaacttttattagttaagtgattcaaggatagacataaaacggctcttttaatttattcaaatcacagtaaaatcgccagtgttaaaaaggtcaaattaactctcacagtgtttatataatccacactatacactgtgagtgttaatttgaccctttttaacactggcgattttgctgtgaataaataacataaaactacataaagtagtattatttaCTGCCCAAAGTAttaaaatgtgagaattatacattaaagcacggattttaaagttagactttgaattttgatgtcaattccactatttcacacacaaatattacacaaagtatttagttgaattacatcataagtaactgtaattaaatgacagaaaaattagagtaatcccttactttactttttcaaaggaaaagtaattaaattacagtaactaattacttagtaactaatTAAACCCAACACTGAGTACAGCCATAGTTTAAAGCAAAAGATCAAATTCATGttatatttgatcttttttctAAGAATAGACACGTTACTACAGTTATGCAcactttaaacattttcttcaCCTGCTTCACGAGGTACCATCTTTTAGGTGTGCTGTTGATCATCTAGTTGCTTTTCCATTACTGTCCATCTcatgtaaataaaactgaactAATCTTATGCATTTGAGCAAAGCCTTCAGGTTAAAAGTTAGGGTCACAAGGAGCATTAATTCAAGTATTCAGTCATTCAGTTATATTACTGGCACCGTGTAGTCATGTACAGTACAAACAAATGAACCACACACAGAACTGCAGATGGAGCAAAATAATGGAACAATATTTTACAgggctttttatttttgtcttagtTACCCATCTGTTTGGCCTTTGTCCTTGCTGGCGCTGCAGACGGCAGCACATGCCCTGTCATTTCCACGTAAAGCACCAGCTGGACACCCTCAGGATGCAGGTGCACAGATGCCCGACGAGTTTAAGTCTAACCAGAGTCAAAGTTCTTTGTTAGGACATATTTTCCGCAAACACGTTAAACCCAAGAAGCAGCATGAAATCCGTCGACTTGGAAAGGTATGAGTATTGTATTTGAAAGTTCTTTGAATTTTGTTAATTGAAATGGGTTAATTCACTAGATAAACCATTAAACTTGCATATGTTCTTTTAAAACCCTTTCTCCTAGCTGGTTAAGGAGTCGTGTGACCAGGCTAACTGTAACTCTGTGGTTGATGTTGGGTCCGGACAGGTACAGTTGCATTGTGCTTTATTTTGCTATGAGTTAATTATGCTAAACATTTGGCTGTTGGCCCACTTTGATCCGTTCAGGGCCATTTGACGCGTTTTCTGTCTTTTGGACTTGGCCTTAATGTCACTGGAATTGAGGCTGATCCTGACCTGGTTTCCATGGCCACCAAATTTGATAGACAGCTCCTACTGACATTGGACAAAGAGAGTCAACGGGTATGGCCCTGATATtttgcatatttatatttacatgatcgtttttgtaattaaatgtaGACATTAGATGTGTTTTTGTAGATATGCATGTGCGATGAAATTTTTTTACTCTTACTTAAATCCATAGCAGACCACAGCAAATATAACCATTGATTTATTAATTCTTAAACCTAACTACTACTGTGGCCCAGTTTTTTGGGGGTTGAGAATTAACTTATGTATTTCTGTTGCAGTCAGGTCTGCATTCTGAACATGGACCCACTCCTCGCCATGTGGTGGGCTGGGTTGATCCAAAAGCATCATGGGATGTTTTTGTCAAGCATCTTGATGTGACGGCAAGTAAAATAGACAGTGATGGACCTATCACTGGGCTGTATGAAAAGAAACAGCTATCAGTGCCACCAGAGATGAAACTAGAACTAAATTCCTACCAAGCCTATGCAGAGGAGTTACGGACTACATGTGCAGCTGACACAAACATTTCCGATATTGTCTCCCAAATAAACACTGTGGTTTCTCCATCTGGGGTGAAATCTAAAAACCATACACACACTACATCAGAACACATGTGCAAGTTTTCCAGTGAATCACCTATTAACACTTTACCCTTTATTGGATCTGAAGTGACAATCCCAGATGTTGGTGTTGATGCCAAAGGATCGAGTAACTTTGTCCTTACGGGGCTTCATGCCTGTGGAGACCTTAGCTCAACACTTCTTCGCCATTTTGCCAACTGCCCTCATGTTCAGGTTATCACCTCTGTTGCTTGCTGCTATATGAAAATCTCAACCCGGGATAACCCAAACCCTCCAGGGGTGATACAACCCCACTTCTCATCCACCTCAATGGAGTCTCATTCAGAATATGGTTATCCTATGAGTGACTGGGTACGTGGATTACCAGGGCACCAGCTGTCCTACAAGGCACGAGAGGGTGCTTGTCATGCAATAGAGGACTATCTCCACAGGCTGAGAGAGGAGAGCGGGCTACTGCGGACACATTGCTACAGAGCTGTCTTGGAAACCATCATCAGAGCGGCAAGACCTGAATTACGCAGGCCAGGGGTTCAAACGGTTAAGGCGGCCCACATGCTGTCATTCTCTGAGTAAGCATCATAACTTTTTTTTTGCCTTTCACACTCTCCCGTCAGCACTGATCAATGCATTGATCTCTGTGGAGAGAAGTGTCAATGCAATGCCCTCATGCCATATAATGCAgcattatggcccggtttcacagacac contains:
- the mettl25b gene encoding protein RRNAD1 isoform X1, producing MFVVTLSEQEQRGLAMKLTTLLSNYRPISDSYIIEFFSESLWDTLPVSWQKALGDLTPPQIADLLLDRDIKDRRYPSVWPLSLLALQTAAHALSFPRKAPAGHPQDAGAQMPDEFKSNQSQSSLLGHIFRKHVKPKKQHEIRRLGKLVKESCDQANCNSVVDVGSGQGHLTRFLSFGLGLNVTGIEADPDLVSMATKFDRQLLLTLDKESQRSGLHSEHGPTPRHVVGWVDPKASWDVFVKHLDVTASKIDSDGPITGLYEKKQLSVPPEMKLELNSYQAYAEELRTTCAADTNISDIVSQINTVVSPSGVKSKNHTHTTSEHMCKFSSESPINTLPFIGSEVTIPDVGVDAKGSSNFVLTGLHACGDLSSTLLRHFANCPHVQVITSVACCYMKISTRDNPNPPGVIQPHFSSTSMESHSEYGYPMSDWVRGLPGHQLSYKAREGACHAIEDYLHRLREESGLLRTHCYRAVLETIIRAARPELRRPGVQTVKAAHMLSFSEYARMALPRVGLPADLHFDPVCVEAMLAQQGRVVVYFSLVLLLAPVVETLVLLDRMIFLQERGFQSKLIPLFDAAFSPRNLVLMAIKLTAAQS
- the mettl25b gene encoding protein RRNAD1 isoform X2 → MPDEFKSNQSQSSLLGHIFRKHVKPKKQHEIRRLGKLVKESCDQANCNSVVDVGSGQGHLTRFLSFGLGLNVTGIEADPDLVSMATKFDRQLLLTLDKESQRSGLHSEHGPTPRHVVGWVDPKASWDVFVKHLDVTASKIDSDGPITGLYEKKQLSVPPEMKLELNSYQAYAEELRTTCAADTNISDIVSQINTVVSPSGVKSKNHTHTTSEHMCKFSSESPINTLPFIGSEVTIPDVGVDAKGSSNFVLTGLHACGDLSSTLLRHFANCPHVQVITSVACCYMKISTRDNPNPPGVIQPHFSSTSMESHSEYGYPMSDWVRGLPGHQLSYKAREGACHAIEDYLHRLREESGLLRTHCYRAVLETIIRAARPELRRPGVQTVKAAHMLSFSEYARMALPRVGLPADLHFDPVCVEAMLAQQGRVVVYFSLVLLLAPVVETLVLLDRMIFLQERGFQSKLIPLFDAAFSPRNLVLMAIKLTAAQS